The region tgtgtgtgtgtgagtgcagtgtgtgtgtgtgtaagtgcagtgtgtgtgcagtgtgtgtgtgtgtgtgtgtatgtgtgtgagtgcagtgtgtgtgcagtgtgtgtgtgtatgtgtgtgagtgcagtgtgtgtgtgtgtgtgtgtgtgtgtgtgtgtgtgtaagtgcagtgtgtgtgtgtgtgtgtgtgtgtgtgagtgcagtgtgtgtgtgtgtgtgtgtgtgtgtgtgtgtgtgtgagtgcagtgtgcgtgtgtgtgtgtgtgtaagtgcagtgtgtgtgcagtgtgtgtgtgtgtgtgtgtgtatgtgtgtgtgtgcagtgtgtgtgtgtgtgtgtgtgtgtgtgtgtgtgtgtgtgtgtgtgtgtgtgtgtgcagtgtgtgtgtgtgtgtgtgtgtgtgagttcagtgtgtgtgtgtgtgtgtgtgtgtgtgtgtgtgtgtgtgtgtgtgtgtgtgactgaaacccgattgaaCAGCCGGTTACACAGAAAAAGAATGTCGTGCAGCTATCAGTCAgttctacccacgtaggcagcctttAGTACAAATGACTGTAAaactcttagagcttggtccctgaTCGAAGTATATaagtattttatttgtttgttgttgttttgtttttttaatatatttgttAAGACGACTTGCtacagcacatattcttgaaaGTTCTATGCGCTTGAGtatgtataattatcatcatcatcacatgagtcatcatcagcaacaacagccgaCAGCACAgtctcagtctgtcacagtgtgttccTACAACTGACGTGTGGGGCGTGTACAGACCGACACGAAAACAGCTGTCAGTGAATTTCACAGCATTACTCGATGTAAAGGGACATATATATTTGTCCTGTAACATATTGCGGCCTGGCCCTGCTAAAATCAATGTGTCGAAACACAGCTGCATCTGTAATCAGTCTCAACAAGCGCATGCAGTATAAGCAAGGAAAACGATGTGATTGGTCCACAGCCATAGTGTTCGCTTTCAAGTTACAAATATtggtgacagacacagggagacggaGTACACCCATTCCAGGCACTGACCTTAGACCTTATGCACTGGCTTCATGAGGACGGTAGATTTTACACAGGTGGAGCTAACGGGACCTGGGGCGCTGATCGCACTAAACGGCCGACGGAGCCCGGCTGTGTCATGTCACGTGATCACGGAAACTAACACTGGACTAGTTAACTGCCTTTGGCATGATGTGTCAGTTGTATTTTCTACTGactgcatatcacacacacacacacacacacacacacacacacacacacacacacacacacacacacacacacacacacacacattcccatcacattatcaattttgaaaaaaaacaaaacccaaaacatcaGACACCTTCTGTTCATTGATCATTTGTTTTGACAGTGACCAGTCATACGGAAACTCTCTGTTTCATATCGAGGGCTGACATTCAAGCAGAATGATAAACTGATGTTGTTGACATTTCCATGTTTTCGGCGTATGAAGAGACTGTGCTCTGAAGTATATGGAGATAGTTTcattgtacgtatgtgtgtgtcaatgcggCGCACGCGAGTGTTACAGTGATGATGTCTGGAcacttcaatatatatatatatatatatcagtatatccATTTGATATTAATTTTAGattagagggaaaaaaagaagacgaaattgaATTACGTCCTGCGGCATCCAAAAGCATTTCCTTTTGCGACTGCATTCAGTTGACGTGAAAACCAAATATAAACATAAATTAAGATTGGTGGTTCAAAaatgttttaagtgtgtgtggggaggggggtggtggtggcgggggtggggggtggagggtggaggtgctgTGGGGGGGTCAGagtgtttgtcactctgtgtgtgtgtgtgtgagtgttagtgtgggGTAACAGAATTTGTGTATGATAGGAATACTggcaaggatatatatatatatacttctaaaACAAAACCGGACTGGTCTCGGCTGTGCCAagtgaatgagaagaagaagaagttccactAGAAGAAgtatggaagaagaaagaaagaaaagataatgacTTTGTCGGAAAGGCAGTTGCGTCCCTTGGGGTTCATGTCAGCTGCACTTggaaggagtgtgggggtgggtgaattGCATTACGTAAAGAGCTTAAACCATACAAGGATATAGGACGTCTTGGAGTACAGGGATAGTGACTCTGACCACAAATACGTTAGACAACGTTAGGACAAAGTTCCAAAGACTCATaaaaaattcaattcaattcaaaatactttattatctgcttcaaccaaaatgAGATTTTCTTTACctcatttaaaataaaataaaatgcccgtcagcaaaaatcaaagaaactactgacacacccttcacttatcaccatgcacacatcaattattatgtaaaaagaaaaaacatgtgggtaagatactattacattatgattaaGAGTGTaaaaactgtatgtgtgtgttgcgtgtgtgtccgtgcgtttgtatgcatgttttgtgcgtgcgcacgcgcgtgtgtgcctgtgtgttgagcgatgtgtgcgctcgcacgcgccggcgtgcgcgtatgtgtgcgtttcaatcattataaaaggGAGAATAtccagtaagataataataacatttaaaaagacaaatgctcatcacataaaaccgaaaaacgaatgagcaactggcacacccttccttgatcacagcgtacatatgaactatcatgttaaaagaaaacatataggtaagaaaacaaaaattacatttttagataaagtgaaacattcaatgatataaaaggaaaatattcaataagacaattataacatttaagaacatgaaaacagttgaagggtcaacaccgccaccaaaaacaacacaacaacaaaaaaacaacaacaccaacacatgcTAGCTTAATTACTAGCCTGTCATTATAAACAAAAAGTATGTTCAtcgtttttttcttcagagtaaCTGACAACTGGAATGGACTAACCCCAgaaatcaaacgtgcacctaacaCTGATGAATGCCTTTAAAAAGTTTATTGATGACCACgatatcataaagaaaacaatgtttgactttgatggtcaaagGTGAGCCTGGGCTAGGGAGTACCTGACCcaaaaaattacaacaaaaacaaaaggaaaaccgACGGGGCGCATAATGCTACGATGCTTGCATCGCCCCAAACCTCAACCTGAACCGGAACCTGATCAGACTGTGCAGTACCAGCAAGTGACTTAGCAACGGCACTGGTACCGGCGCTGGTTCCGGCAAGTGGGCTTTGCAATGAAGAAGATGGGTGGgaaagatagggggtgggggaggaggaggtggggagcaGGAAAGGTTTGTTGAAAGTGAGGGATgagtgggaaaggggggaggaaaggggcgtGGAGGGGGTTACACAAAATGCAGTTTGTGGCTTGATGCTCTGTAGGCTCCTGACACTACAACACATGGATGAAACATGCTTTGTCCAAGATACTtacaactatcacacacacaaacatacaaatcacacacaaaatttaACAGCCACAACAAATTTAGCATCCATTCACTCAGACGTAGAAATTACCAATACATCGTGTCTTTTCTCGGAGTCCCATTGTTTATACAAGGGGAGGTAACTCTATCCattagcctcgctttcacttccgCTCCGAACGTACGCAAACAGCGAAAACTTTTAGATAAAAAGGGGTTTTGCCCGCAATGGAGAGCGAAAATCATCAAGTTACCATGATAGACGTGACCACTCTCACTTCGGGTGCAGAAAACAACGTGGTAAGAAAGTTAAAATTATTTGTTGAAAGCTTGAGTTGATTATTCCACTGCACTGTCGGGGCACCCCGAACCTGACCGTTGGCAAGAGAGAGAGCTCGCAGTGAGCTAAATATAGCCGACCAACACAGTCCCATCCTGCTGTTTGACTTGGTCCGGTTTCTTTGAGGAGTTTATTTTAATATTTTCACAGtaacatcgtcattattattagcattatttttgctattatcattgttattaatatATTAATTGTATGGAGTGTTCAATTAATTGTATTTATTGTAagaatattatttgttattttgtaGGTGGtgctgcagtttgatttgttttgttgtttttaaatgaagaAAGACATGCTGGACTTTGTTAATTATGTTAACATTATCTTTATATAGTTCATTTGTTAATTAATTGTATTTATTGTAagaatattatttgttattttgttggtggtgctgcagtttgatttgttttgttgtttttaaatgaagaAAGACATGCTGGACTTTGTTAATTATGTTAACATTATCTTCATATAGTTCATTTGTTGATTATATAATTTTAAAGTAGAGAAGCATCAACAGTGTCACAGATTAGTACCAAGCTCATCAGCTGTGtgaatgagtatcagtatcagtagctcaaggaggcatcactgcgttcggtcaaatccatatatgctacaccagatctgccaagcagatgcctgaccagcagcataacccgacatgcttagtcaggccttgagaaaaaaaaatttaaaatacatacataaaagtactactactactactactactagtactactatttttgaatgaatgatatggttacttatatagcacttatcctcagtcagagactgaactctaaacgctttacaaacacagaatcaTTTGCGCAGCAGGttacctacctgggcagagcgGACTGACAGCAGCcattggggcgctcatcatttgtttcctgtgtcattgtcaGGTTTAagtcaagcacacatacacactcagacatgtaacattttacgtgtatgactgttttgtttagttaccccaccatgtaggcagccatactccattttcaggggtgtgcatactgggtatgttcatgtttccataactcacctaACGCTGAcaagtgacatggattacaggatctttaacgtgcgtatttgatcttctgcatgcacatacacatgaaggggattcatacactagcaggtctgcacccatgttgacctgggagatctgaaaaaaaatctccatgctttacccaccaggtggtGTTACAgaaatttgaacccaggaccctcagattgaaagtccattgctTCAACCACTCGGTTGTTGCACCCGTGTGGGGGAGAACCTCAGCCCTTTACAAGGTGATGGTTCAtgccatgtgtgtatgtatgaatcagaatcagaatcatatttatttgtcattaaAACTGTAAAAGAAAGGTTTATATCTAGACAAAAATAAAtggttggggggggaaaaaaagaaagaaaaaactgaaccAAATTAAATGTAAGGTATTTTAATAaaaacgtgacgtgttctttgGAACATTCAGATATATGAATTTTGCTACATGTAgtacgaacatgtgtgtgtgcgtgcattttcaGGTCAGCCGGGAGGCATCAGCGGTATCGCAGCTGGGCCAAGAGTACCGCCATGCCCTGCAGACGGAGGGTAGCGCCACCTACATGTGCAGCGTGTGCTACAAGACCTGGCCCAGTCTGGTGGAGTTcaacgtgcatgtctgtgtggtgGAGAGTCTCCTTCAGCCCGccaacgtcgtcatcatcacctccgCCACCGAGaatgcccccacctccaccaccaccacaaccaccaccaccaccaccaccaccctccttggCAGTGGTGGCGGTGTCAGCGGCGGCTTGCACACAACAGAGCTTACACCTCTGGAGAACAGCACGACAGGTAGCATGACAAAAATcgaaacaaagattttttttattttttatgagggaagtggaattaactcattctaccccacagctacatagCCTGCTACGCACTCcgcctggaccagcactacatgagaccactgccgTAAAagaaaacagggtggttcactaaaacagcggaaaatagatggagaattgttgatttaattggACAAAGCATTGTTTTCATGCTGTCATGGAATCCGTAAACAGgccagtttagaatgccaactgtaccaaagAAGAttgaaagaaattagaatagtgtgttggtgtgAGAATACTCATTgttccacaggggaagtaatgatggCATGCGTTacctcgtacctggagtagaatgagttaagcaTTTTTACTTTTGTAATTTTTACATCCAGCTATCTgggtaaaatgaaaaagaaaaaaaaagatagaaaaaaagaagaaattccaTAGAAAGTAAAGACATGCTCAGCTCATGTtccatatatattttatatatctgtattttatatgtagagagagagaaaagaagagagagggagagagagttaatgagatGGGAGAGGTTAGAAGATGTTGGTAAGttgtccgggtgtgtgtgtgtgtgtgccaagtatGGGTGGACAAGGTTTTGattttatttggttggttggtttgatttatttctttgattcttGTAATTGTTATACATGATCCCTTCCAAAtatgtcaaatattccaaattttcggaatgATCACAGTCCTTCCtcaactcatatatatatatatatatagagagagagagagagagagagagagagagagatacattgagTTTTGTATTACAGTTCCTGAGTTCCTCTTGACACAGCACCCTAAACATCAAGTTTGAAATTagataaaaatataaaataaattaaaaatacaTTACTTTTGAAagtatgcaatatatatatatatatatatatatatatatattttttttttttttttttttttccgttcctgACTGAGCACCTGAAAACTACTTTGACTAAAACAGGCACCCTGCTGCAGTTCAGACGTTTTAGTGGGCAGGGACCTTGGTTTCtctttcagaaatgcttcctgcCAGTGACAAGGCCAGCACGGCAGACACAGAGGCGGAGGTCCAGACGAGGACGTCCAGCACCAAGAGTAGCCCCATGAAGGTGGACGGCAAGGACTACGGCAAGGCCCTCCCCATCCTGCTGCCAGACTTCTTCAAGGTCACATGGGTTCCCCTGTCTCCCTGAACACATCTCTTCTGTTCTGCCTTCTGCTGTCTTGATGACTAGTGTGTCTGCCCAAACACATCTCTTCTGTTGTGCCTTCTGCTGTCTTGTTGACTAGTGTGTCTCCCCAAACACATCTCTTCTGTTCTGCCTTCTGCTGTCTTGTTGACTAGTGTGTCTGCCCAAACACATCTCTTCTGTTCTGCCTTCTGCTGTCTTGTTGACTAGTGTGTCTGCCCAAACacatctcttctgttctgttgtcttgttGACTAGTGTGTCTCCCCAAACACATCTCTTCTGTTCTGCTGTCTTGTTGACTGGTGTGTCTCCCCAAACACATCTCTTCTGTTCTGCTGTCTTGTTGACTAGTGTGTCTCCCTAAACACATCTCTTCTGTTCTGCCTTCTGCTGTCTTGTTGACTAGTGTGTCTCCCCAAACACATCTCTTCTGTTCTGCCTTCTGCTGTCTTGTTGACTAGTGTGTCTCCCCAAACACATCTCTTCTGTTCTGCCTTCTGCTGTCTTGTTGACTAGTGTGTCTCCCCAAACACATCTCTTCTGTTCTGCCTTCTGCTGTCTTGTTGACTAGTGTGTCTCCCCAAACACATCTCTTCTGTTCTGCCTTCTGCTGTCTTGTTGACTAGTGTGTCTCCCCGAACACATCTCTTCTGTTCTGCCTTCTGCTGTCTTGTTGACTAGTGTGTCTCCCCAAACACATCTCTTCTGTTCTGCTGTCTTGTTGACTAGTGTGTCTCCCCAAACACATCTCTTCTGTTCTGCCTTCTGCTGTCTTGTTGACTAGTGTGTCTCCCCAAACACATCTCTTCTGTTCTGCCTTCTGCTGTCTTGTTGACTAGTGTGTCTCCCTAAACACATCTCTTCTGTTCTGCCTTCTGCTGTCTTGTTGACTAGTGTGTCTCCCCAAACACATCTCTTCTGTTCTGCCTTCTGCTGTCTTGTTGACTAGTGTGTCTCCCCGAACACATCTCTTCTGTTCTGCCTTCTGCTGTCTTGTTGACTAGTGTGTCTCCCCAAACACATCTCTTCTGTTCTGCCTTCTGCTGTCTTGTTGACTAGTGTGTCTCCCCAAACACATCTCTTCTGTTCTGCCTTCTGCTGTCTTGTTGACTAGTGTGTCTCCCCGAACACATCTCTTCTGTTCTGCCTTCTGCTGTCTTGTTGACTAGTGTGTCTCCCCAAACACATCTCTTCTGTTCTGCCTTCTGCTGTCTTGTTGACTAGTGTGTCTCCCCAAACACATCTCTTCTGTTCTGCTGTCTTGTTGACTAGTGTGTCTCCCCAAACACATCTCTTCTGTTCTGCTGTCTTGTTGACTAGTGTGTCTCCCCAAACACATCTCTTCTGTTCTGCTGTCTTGTTGACTAGTGTGTCTCCCCAAACACATCTCTTCTGTTCTGCTGTCTTGTTGACTAGTGTGTCTCCCCAAACacatctcttctgttctgttgtcttgttGACTAGTGTGTCTCCCTAAACACATCTCTTCTGTTCTGCTGTCTTGTTGACTAGTGTGTCTCCCCAAACACATCTCTTCTGTTCTGCCTTCTGCTGTCTTGTTGACTAGTGTGTCTCCCCGAACACATCTCTTCTGTTCTGCCTTCTGCTGTCTTGTTGACTAGTGTGTCTCCCCAAACACATCTCTTCTGTTCTGCCTTCTGCTGTCTTGTTGACTAGTGTGTCTCCCCAAACacatctcttctgttctgttgtcttgttGACTAGTGTGTCTCCCCAAACACATCTTCTGTTCTGCCTTCTGCTGTCTTGATGACTAGTGTGTCTCCCCAAACACATCTCTTCTGTTCTGCTGTCTTGTTGACTAGTGTGTCTCCCCAAACACATCTCTTCTGTTCTGCTGTCTTGTTGACTAGTGTGTCTGCCCAAACACatctcttctgtcctgtcttctgcTGTCTTGTTGACTAGTGTGTCTCCCCAAACACATCTCTTCTGTTGTGCCTTCTGTTGTCTTGTTGACTGATGTACTTCTTGAACCtccactggttgtgtgtgtgtgtggaggggaggggggttgacgggggtgtttgtgtctgcaagcacctgtttgtgtgtggtgtatttgatgtgtgtgtgttcatgtttatcATCACATTttatcacacatacttaaccatgaccctcAAGCTCCATGCCTTGGAGGTGTGAATGTCGATCTGcatcataatggtgatgatgattatgattgctatcatcattatgattattaatattgtcattattcaggtcagtgttatcatcattatgattatgattatcattatttatattaCTATTATTCAGGTCAAGACGGACATCGAAAAGAAGGGGCGCACCCACTGCGAGGTGTGCGCGTCAGAGTTCGAGACCCCCGGGGCCCTGGTGAACCACATGAAGAAGCACACTGGGGGGGACCTGTACCGCTGCGAGGAGTGCCCCTCAGTGTTCAACACGGGAGAGTCCCTGCGCCGGCACTGCAAGAAGCACTCGCAGAACAGCCCCACAGAGTGCACCGTCTGCAAGGCCGTCTTCCAGAGCCCAGACTCCTGCGCTGCCCACATGCGCACCCACGCCGGGAAGAAGGCACACACCTGTGAGCACTGCAACaaggtgggggctgtgtgtgtgtgtgtgtgtgtgtgtgatgcagcttGTAACCCAAAATTATATACTGCAAGGACTGCAGTGTCCACATGAGGTGATATGGTTTGTAACCCCAGTTCTCTGCTAATTCAGGTGTTTGCCTACCTTAAAGACTACAGCGTCCACATGAAGTGATGCTGTGTGTAGCCCACATTTCTCTGCTAATTCAGGTGTTTCCCTACCTTAAAGACTACAGCGTCCACATGAAGTGATGCTGTGTGTAGCCCACATTTCTCTGCTAATTCAGGTGTTTCCCTACCTTAAAGACTACAGCGTCCACATGAAGTGATGCTGTGTGTAGCCCACATTTCTCTGCTAATTCAGGTGTTTCCCTACCTTAAAGACTACAGCGTCCACATGAAGTGATGCTGTGTGTAGCCCACATTTCTCTGCTAATTCAGGTGTTTCCCTACCTTAAAGACTACAGCGTCCACATGAAGTGATGCTGTGTGTAGCCCACATTTCTCTGCTAATTCAGGTGTTTCCCTACCTTAAAGACTACAGCGTCCACATGAAGTGATGCTGTGTGTAGCCCACATTTCTCTGCTAATTCAGGTGTTTCCCTACCTTAAAGACTACAGCGTCCACATGAAGTGATGCTGTGTGTAGGCCACATTTCTCTGCTAATTCAGGTGTTTGCCTACCTTAGGACTACAGCGTCCACATGAGGTGATGCTGTATGTAGTCCACATTTCTCTGTCAGGTGTTTGACTACCTTAAAGACTACAGCGTCCACATGAAGTGATGCTGTGTGTAGCCCACATTTCTCTGCTGGTTCAGGTGTTTGCCTACCTTAAAGACTACAGCGTCCACATGAAGTGATGCTGTATGTAGTCCACATTTCTCTGCTGGTTCAGGTGTTTGCCTACCTTAAAGACTACAGCGTCCACATGAAGTGATGCTGTGTGTAGCCCACATTTCTCTGCTGGTTCAGGTGTTTGCCTACCCTAAAGACTACAGCGTCCGCATGAGGTGATGCAGTATGTAACACAAGTTTCCCTTCTTACAGGTGTTTGCCTACCTCAAGGACTACAGCGTCCACATGAGGTGATGCAGTATGTAACACAAGTTTCCCTTCTTACAGGTGTTTGCCTACCGCAAGGACTACAGCGTGCACATGAGGATCCACACAGGTGAGCGCCCCTACTCATGCAGCGTGTGCCAGGCAGCGTTCTCGCAGAAGGGCCACCTGTCGCGCCACATGCGCATGCACTCCGGGGAGCGGCCGCACGTGTGCGACGAGTGCGGGGCCACCTTCTCCATCCGCTACCGCCTGGTGGAGCACTGGAGGACCCACACCAAGGAGCGCCCCTATGTCTGCTCCATCTGCAACGCTGCCTTCTCCCACCTCAACACCCTCAAGTTCCACAAGAGGCAGCATTccggtcagtggtggtggtggtggtggtggttttgggggtgggggtggggggtgcgagtGTTCAGGGTGATGAGTTGAGCGCTGTTGTGATGTTGACTGTTCCCAGTATCATTATATTTTGTAACGACAACCTGTTCTCTCTTTTCAACACCCCCAAGTTCTATAAGAGGCAGcattgtggtgggtggtggtggggaggagggtaggggcgTCGGGTGAGCGCTGTTGTGGTTTCCACAGTGATGTTACCTCTTAACAAAATATCGTCATATTCTGTAAAGACAACCAGTGGcagtttgttctgttgttctctCATTTCAACACCCCAAGTTCCACAAAAGATTGTTAACATTCAGGTACGTGCTGGTGAGGGTATGGGTGTTGTTTGAATGCTCTTGTGGTTCAGCTGTGTTGCCAAGGATGCACAGTGACGCTGACTGTCCCGATTTCATTCCATCGTGTTTTGTCACAATGACTGGTCACAGTTTGTTCCCATGATAGgccatcgtcagaattgtcgagacgagttgggtttttttggtttttgttttcagcCAGCTGGGGTCACTGGCCTGCTTTCTGCTTTTAAAGCAAGACTGGACAGCGCCAAAGAGGCCTGGGTATTATtactcatccaaaagactagcatccaggtCACCACTGAGGTGtagtggaggttggggggtggatgAAAAATCTGGGCCTGTGTAGGGGACTCGATCCTGAGGACGCTCGTTTCCTGTTGAGGTGTGTGACCACTGGGCTCCACCACAGCTGACCATGTCAAGGTGGTGATCCACCCAGGCATGTGTTTAaagtatatgtttatgtgtaatctatcttctgtgtgtatgtgtgtgtgtgtgtggtcaggtttAGAAGCTTCTTTGTGTGTAatatttcttctttgtgtcttgtgtgtgtggtcaggcgaGAAGCTTCTTTGTGTGTAatgtttcttctttgtgtcttgtgtgtgtggtcaggcgaGAAGCTTCTTTGTGTGTAatgtttcttctttgtgtcttgtgtgtgtggtcaggcgaGAAGCTTCTTTGTGTGTAatgtttcttctttgtgtcttgtgtgtgtggtcaggcgaGAAGCTTCTTTGTGTGTAatgtttcttctttgtgtcttgtgtgtgtggtcaggcgaGAAGCTTCTTTGTGTGTAatgtttcttctttgtgtcttgtgtgtgtggtcaggcgaGAAGCTTCTTTGTGTGTAatgtttcttctttgtgtcttgtgtgtgtggtcaggcgaGAAGCTTCTTTGTGTGTAatgtttcttctttgtgtcttgtgtgtgtggtcaggcgaGAAGCTTCTTTGTGTGTAatgtttcttctttgtgtcttgtgtgtgtggtcaggcgaGAAGCTTCTTTGTGTGTAatgtttcttctttgtgtcttgtgtgtgtggtcaggcgaGAAGCTTCTTTGTGTGTAatgtttcttctttgtgtcttgtgtgtgtggtcaggcgaGAAGCTTCTTTGTGTGTAatgtttcttctttgtgtcttgtgtgtgtggtcaggcgaGAAGCTTCTTTGTGTGTAatgtttcttctttgtgtcttgtgtgtgtggtcaggcgaGAAGCTTCTTTGTGTGTAatgtttcttctttgtgtcttgtgtgtgtggtcaggcgaGAAGCTTCTTTGTGTGTAatgtttcttctttgtgtcttgtgtgtgtggtcaggcgaGAAGCTTCTTTGTGTGTAatgtttcttctttgtgtcttgtgtgtgtggtcaggcgaGAAGCTTCTTTGTGTGTAatgtttcttctttgtgtcttgtgtgtgtggtcaggcgaGAAGCTTCTTTGTGTGTAatgtttcttctttgtgtcttgtgtgtgtggtcaggcgaGAAGCTTCTTTGTGTGTAatgtttcttctttgtgtcttgtgtgtgtggtcaggcgaGAAGCTTCTTTGTGTGTAatgtttcttctttgtgtcttgtgtgt is a window of Babylonia areolata isolate BAREFJ2019XMU chromosome 34, ASM4173473v1, whole genome shotgun sequence DNA encoding:
- the LOC143277297 gene encoding uncharacterized protein LOC143277297, yielding MESENHQVTMIDVTTLTSGAENNVVSREASAVSQLGQEYRHALQTEGSATYMCSVCYKTWPSLVEFNVHVCVVESLLQPANVVIITSATENAPTSTTTTTTTTTTTTLLGSGGGVSGGLHTTELTPLENSTTEMLPASDKASTADTEAEVQTRTSSTKSSPMKVDGKDYGKALPILLPDFFKVKTDIEKKGRTHCEVCASEFETPGALVNHMKKHTGGDLYRCEECPSVFNTGESLRRHCKKHSQNSPTECTVCKAVFQSPDSCAAHMRTHAGKKAHTCEHCNKVFAYRKDYSVHMRIHTGERPYSCSVCQAAFSQKGHLSRHMRMHSGERPHVCDECGATFSIRYRLVEHWRTHTKERPYVCSICNAAFSHLNTLKFHKRQHSGEKPYSCDYCEARFSHQTHLVVHTRRHTGDRPYKCNVCQASYTRKNLLVIHQRKHTGERPFKCTYCSAAFAQNNYLKDHLRIHTGEKPFVCDMCGTCFSQRTSLRLHRKNHLNPQPKKAAPSRSRKEGNMLDRMISDLGRNKQRRTRQAKEALKREQQEEANNQGRSVLLLGSRQGSSSKQTTTAARRVVGEGEDKAPGTPPQDFVVVGVAKVEETGMTEAEASALDSSLLTTTDVSAIAAAPSTAAAAPSRTSASSSSSSGLKRGGGGSKAGRGSPIKLKLIVAPSSSSSSAAAAVVSDRQ